One genomic segment of Impatiens glandulifera chromosome 6, dImpGla2.1, whole genome shotgun sequence includes these proteins:
- the LOC124941672 gene encoding synaptotagmin-5 translates to MSFVFGLVIGITVGLALIVLFVRSENARSKRRTVLARTVAAFARMTLEDSRKLLAPDYYPSWVVFSQRQKLKWLNQHLTKIWPYVNEAASELIKANVEPILEQYRPIVLSSLKFSKLTLGTVAPQFTGIQVIEDNSGGISMELEMNWDGNPNIVLDIKTRVGVGLPIQVKDLGFTGVFRLIFKPLVDEFPCFGAVCYSLREKKKLDFKLKVVGGDVSAIPGLFDSIEGMIKDAIEDTITWPVRKIIPIIPGDYSDLELKPVGVLEVKLVQAKDLTNKDIIGKSDPFAVVYIRPLPDRMKTSKIINNELCPVWNEHFEFIVEDDTTQHLVVKVYDDEGLQAAELIGCAQIKLNELVPGKVKDVWLKLVKDLEVQRDNKNRGQVHLELLYCPFSMKNSEFVNPFGSKYSMTSLEKILKDGAERNEINGNGKETDRKKDVIVRGVLSVTVISADDLPPADLMGKADPYVVVTMKKTGSKNKTRVVNDSLNPIWNQTFDFVVEDGLHDMLLLEVWDHDTFGKDYMGRCILTLTRVLLEGEYKESFELEGAKSGKLNLNLKWVSQSIYRDSY, encoded by the exons ATGTCGTTCGTGTTTGGACTCGTTATCGGAATCACAGTTGGCCTCGCTTTAATCGTCCTCTTTGTTCGTTCTGAAAATGCTCGATCTAAACGCCGCACAGTACTT GCGAGAACTGTAGCGGCTTTTGCACGGATGACTCTAGAAGATTCTAGAAAGCTTCTCGCACCTGATTACTATCCATCTTGGGTCGTTTTCTCACAGCGACAGAAG CTGAAGTGGCTTAATCAGCATTTAACGAAGATCTGGCCATACGTTAACGAG GCAGCATCTGAGCTTATAAAAGCTAATGTGGAACCGATTTTAGAACAGTATAGACCAATTGTATTGTCGTCCTTGAAATTTTCGAAGCTCACTCTTGGAACTGTAGCGCCACAATTCACAG GGATCCAAGTTATTGAAGATAATAGTGGCGGAATTTCAATGGAGTTGGAGATGAATTGGGATGGAAATCCTAATATAGTACTTGATATTAAGACTAGAGTCGGAGTGGGGCTGCCTATACAA GTTAAAGATCTGGGATTCACTGGTGTGTTCAGACTGATCTTTAAACCTCTTGTTGACGAGTTCCCCTGTTTTGGTGCTGTGTGTTACTCCTTAAGAGAAAAG AAAAAGCTGGATTTCAAACTCAAAGTTGTTGGTGGTGATGTATCAGCAATACCTGGTCTATTTGATTCTATTGAG GGAATGATCAAGGATGCAATTGAAGATACCATCACATGGCCAGTCCGAAAAATTATCCCAATTATCCCTGGTGATTATAG TGATCTAGAGTTGAAACCTGTTGGAGTTTTGGAGGTGAAACTTGTGCAAGCAAAAGACTTGACAAATAAGGATATTATAGGGAAGTCTGATCCTTTCGCAGTGGTATATATCCGTCCCCTGCCTGATAGAATGAAGACGAGCAAAATAATT AACAACGAATTGTGTCCAGTCTGGAATGAGCACTTTGAGTttattgttgaagatgataccacACAACACTTGGTAGTAAAAGTTTATGATGATGAAGGACTTCAGGCAGCTGAATTAATTGGATGTGCTCAAATAAAACTGAATGAACTGGTTCCTGGTAAAGTGAAGGATGTGTGGTTGAAATTAGTCAAAGATTTGGAGGTTCAGAGAGATAACAAAAACAGGGGTCAG GTCCATCTGGAGTTATTGTACTGCCCTTTCAGCATGAAGAATTCCGAATTCGTCAACCCATTTGGATCGAAGTATTCAATGACATCACTAGAGAAAATTCTTAAAGATGGTGCAGAAAGGAATGAAATCAATGGAAATGGAAAGGAGACCGATCGAAAGAAGGACGTGATTGTGAGAGGTGTACTTTCTGTTACTGTAATATCTGCAGATGACTTGCCACCTGCTGACCTAATGGGGAAGGCTGACCCTTATGTTGTGGTAACCATGAAGAAAACAGGATCAAAGAACAAAACCAGG GTTGTGAATGATAGTTTGAATCCGATATGGAATCAAACTTTTGATTTTGTCGTAGAGGATGGATTACATGATATGCTTCTTCTCGAAGTCTGGGATCATGACACCTTTGGGAAG GACTACATGGGGAGATGCATTTTAACCTTGACAAGGGTTTTACTGGAAGGTGAATATAAAGAGTCATTTGAGTTAGAAGGAGCGAAATCAGGAAAGTTAAACTTGAATCTTAAGTGGGTATCTCAATCAATTTATCGCGATTCTTATTAG